A genomic stretch from Streptomyces sp. QL37 includes:
- a CDS encoding ABC transporter permease, with protein MASTETKADDLAGLEAGLDALDAVQVRRTPTREILLNKVLPPVVAVVLVVLVWQLLVWAKVTDDYKLPPPAAVWDSLTDMWMQGTLLEVIWTSVSRGLLGFVMAVAIGTPLGLLVARVKVVRAAIGPILSGLQSLPSVAWVAPAIIWLGLDDKTMYAVILLGAVPSVANGLVSGVDQVPPLFLRAGRTIGATGLRGTVHIVLPAALPGYLAGLKQGWAFSWRSLMAAEIIASSPDLGLGLGQLLENGRNNFDMPGIFLAILLILFVGIAIDLLIFSPLERRVLRSRGLLVKS; from the coding sequence ATGGCCAGCACTGAAACGAAGGCCGACGACCTGGCGGGTCTCGAGGCGGGCCTGGACGCCCTCGACGCCGTACAGGTACGCAGGACGCCGACCCGCGAGATCCTGCTCAACAAGGTCCTGCCGCCGGTCGTCGCCGTCGTCCTGGTGGTCCTGGTCTGGCAGCTGCTGGTCTGGGCGAAGGTCACCGACGACTACAAGCTCCCGCCGCCCGCGGCGGTCTGGGACAGCCTGACCGACATGTGGATGCAGGGCACCCTGCTGGAGGTCATCTGGACCAGTGTGTCGCGCGGTCTGCTCGGCTTCGTGATGGCCGTCGCGATCGGCACCCCGCTGGGGCTGCTCGTCGCGCGGGTGAAGGTGGTCCGGGCGGCGATCGGCCCGATCCTGTCCGGGCTCCAGTCCCTGCCGTCCGTGGCCTGGGTGGCGCCGGCCATCATCTGGCTCGGCCTCGACGACAAGACGATGTACGCGGTGATCCTCCTCGGCGCCGTGCCGTCCGTCGCCAACGGTCTGGTCTCCGGTGTCGACCAGGTGCCGCCGCTGTTCCTGCGCGCGGGCCGCACGATCGGCGCGACGGGGCTGCGCGGGACGGTCCACATCGTCCTGCCGGCGGCGCTGCCCGGCTATCTGGCGGGGCTCAAGCAGGGCTGGGCGTTCTCCTGGCGCTCGCTCATGGCCGCCGAGATCATCGCCTCCTCGCCCGATCTGGGCCTGGGACTCGGCCAGTTGCTGGAGAACGGCCGGAACAACTTCGACATGCCGGGGATCTTCCTGGCGATCCTCCTCATCCTGTTCGTCGGTATCGCGATCGACCTGCTGATCTTCAGCCCGCTGGAGCGGCGGGTGCTGCGCAGCCGCGGTCTCCTCGTGAAGAGCTGA
- a CDS encoding phosphoadenylyl-sulfate reductase, whose amino-acid sequence MTDTLHTAELTDEALRELAERAGRDLEDASASDILKWAADTFGARFCVTSSMEDAVVAHLASRVFPGVDVVFLDTGYHFEETIGTRDAVGAVMDVNLITLTPRQSVAEQDAEYGPKLHDRDPDLCCKLRKVKPLEEGLTAYAAWATGLRRDESPTRANTPVVGWDEKRRKVKVSPIARWTQDDVDAYVAEHGVLTNPLLMDGYASVGCAPCTRRVLEGEDARAGRWAGRGKTECGLHG is encoded by the coding sequence ATGACGGACACGCTGCACACCGCCGAGCTCACCGACGAGGCACTGAGGGAGCTGGCCGAGCGGGCCGGACGCGACCTGGAGGACGCCTCCGCGAGCGACATCCTGAAGTGGGCGGCCGACACCTTCGGCGCGCGCTTCTGCGTCACCTCCTCCATGGAGGACGCGGTCGTCGCGCACCTCGCCTCCCGGGTCTTCCCCGGCGTCGACGTCGTCTTCCTGGACACGGGTTACCACTTCGAGGAGACCATCGGCACCCGGGACGCGGTGGGCGCCGTGATGGACGTCAACCTCATCACGCTGACCCCGCGTCAGTCGGTGGCCGAGCAGGACGCCGAGTACGGCCCGAAGCTGCACGACCGCGACCCCGACCTGTGCTGCAAGCTGCGCAAGGTCAAGCCGCTGGAGGAGGGGCTGACGGCGTACGCGGCCTGGGCGACCGGGCTGCGCCGCGACGAGTCCCCCACCCGGGCGAACACCCCGGTCGTGGGCTGGGACGAGAAGCGCCGCAAGGTCAAGGTCTCGCCGATCGCGCGCTGGACCCAGGACGACGTGGACGCCTACGTCGCCGAACACGGCGTGCTGACCAACCCGCTGCTGATGGACGGTTACGCCTCCGTCGGCTGCGCGCCCTGCACCCGCCGGGTGCTGGAGGGCGAGGACGCACGGGCCGGCCGCTGGGCCGGGCGGGGCAAGACCGAATGCGGGCTGCACGGCTGA
- a CDS encoding DUF1345 domain-containing protein: MIRRLVLSAVPRLVGASVLGAVAGAVVSGPNGTPLGILAGIASAEAVFVVAGWLVLWPMDAATTHENARREEFRPVTEEIAVVGSALCGLVGIVVLLLVSDTDLSHAAAATALCGVFTAWAALHLMYAARYAYIYYRDPEGGIDFNTDERPRYSDFLYFSYNLGMTYQVSDTNVSTSTIRAVALRHCLLSYVFGAVILATTINLVTGIVTG, encoded by the coding sequence ATGATCCGCAGGCTGGTACTTTCCGCCGTGCCCCGGCTCGTCGGCGCGTCGGTCCTCGGAGCGGTCGCCGGGGCGGTGGTCAGCGGTCCGAACGGTACGCCGCTGGGCATCCTCGCGGGCATCGCCTCGGCGGAGGCGGTCTTCGTCGTAGCGGGGTGGCTCGTTCTGTGGCCCATGGACGCGGCCACCACCCATGAGAACGCCCGGCGCGAGGAGTTCCGGCCCGTCACCGAGGAGATCGCTGTGGTCGGGTCCGCGCTGTGCGGCCTGGTCGGCATCGTGGTGCTGCTCCTCGTCAGCGATACGGACCTGAGTCACGCCGCCGCCGCGACGGCGCTCTGTGGTGTGTTCACAGCCTGGGCGGCGCTTCACCTCATGTACGCCGCCCGCTACGCCTACATCTATTACCGGGATCCCGAGGGCGGGATCGACTTCAACACCGACGAGCGGCCGCGGTACAGCGATTTCCTCTACTTCAGTTACAACCTGGGTATGACCTACCAGGTCTCCGACACCAATGTGTCCACGTCCACCATTCGTGCGGTCGCGCTCCGGCACTGCCTGCTGTCCTATGTCTTCGGCGCCGTCATCCTGGCCACCACCATCAACCTCGTGACCGGCATCGTCACGGGCTGA
- a CDS encoding ABC transporter ATP-binding protein, with product MATTTLTKAEDRAAVEHAARIRHVSKSFAGPTGQQLVLDDITLDVAPGEFVTLLGASGCGKSTLLNLVAGLDRPTAGSIETPGGRPALMFQEHALFPWLTAGKNIELALRLRGVPKSDRRPEAERLLELVRLGGAYGKRVHELSGGMRQRVAMARALAQDSQLLLMDEPFAALDAITRDVLHDELTRIWRETNASVLFVTHNVREAVRLAQRVILLSSRPGRIAREWTVDIEQPRRIEDTAVAELSVEITEQLRGEIRRHGQH from the coding sequence ATGGCGACCACCACCCTCACCAAGGCCGAGGACCGTGCAGCGGTCGAGCACGCCGCTCGTATCCGACACGTCTCCAAGTCCTTCGCCGGGCCCACGGGGCAGCAGCTCGTCCTGGACGACATCACGCTCGATGTCGCTCCGGGCGAGTTCGTCACCCTCCTGGGAGCATCCGGGTGCGGCAAATCGACCCTGCTCAACCTGGTGGCCGGACTCGACCGCCCGACCGCGGGGTCCATCGAGACCCCCGGCGGGCGGCCGGCCCTGATGTTCCAGGAGCACGCCCTCTTCCCGTGGCTGACCGCGGGCAAGAACATCGAACTGGCCCTGCGGCTGCGCGGGGTGCCGAAGTCGGACCGCCGCCCGGAGGCGGAACGGCTGCTCGAACTCGTACGCCTCGGCGGGGCGTACGGGAAGCGGGTGCACGAGCTCTCGGGCGGGATGCGCCAGCGGGTGGCGATGGCCCGTGCGCTCGCCCAGGACAGCCAGCTGCTGCTGATGGACGAGCCGTTCGCCGCGCTCGACGCCATCACCCGCGATGTGCTGCACGACGAACTGACCCGGATCTGGCGGGAGACGAACGCCTCCGTCCTCTTCGTCACCCACAACGTGCGTGAGGCCGTGCGGCTCGCCCAGCGCGTCATCCTGCTGTCGTCGCGTCCCGGCCGGATCGCCCGGGAGTGGACGGTCGACATCGAGCAGCCTCGCCGCATCGAGGACACCGCCGTGGCGGAGCTGTCCGTCGAGATCACCGAACAACTGCGTGGGGAGATCCGCCGACATGGCCAGCACTGA
- a CDS encoding aliphatic sulfonate ABC transporter substrate-binding protein: MPATRTTLRRSLAAAAALPLLAVAVTACGYGSEAKDDDSAKSNVSAGGKKLSADTVKIGYFPNLTHATALVGIQEGLIAKELGGTTVKPSTFNAGPSEIEALNAGSIDIGFIGPSPSINGYSKSKGQSLRIIGGSASGGVKLVVNPKKIKTLDDLKGKKIATPQLGNTQDVAFLHWISEKGWKVDAQSGKGDVSVVRSDNKVTPDAFKAGSLDGAWVPEPTASKLVAEGGKVLLDESSLWPDDKFVITNIIVSQKFLSEHPDVVDAVLRGTVNTNKWINANPDEAKASANAALEELSGKALPAEVLDPAWKSIQITDDPLAATLEAQADHAVKAGLLEKPDLDGIYDLKPLNKILKAAGQPEVADAGLGVK; the protein is encoded by the coding sequence GTGCCTGCCACCCGTACCACTCTCCGCCGCAGCCTCGCCGCTGCCGCCGCCCTGCCGCTGCTCGCCGTGGCGGTCACCGCCTGCGGCTACGGTTCCGAGGCGAAGGACGACGACTCCGCGAAGTCGAACGTCTCCGCCGGCGGGAAGAAGCTCTCGGCCGACACCGTGAAGATCGGTTACTTCCCGAACCTCACGCACGCCACCGCCCTGGTCGGTATCCAGGAAGGCCTCATCGCCAAGGAGCTGGGCGGCACCACGGTCAAGCCCTCGACGTTCAACGCCGGGCCCTCCGAGATCGAGGCGCTCAACGCGGGTTCGATCGACATCGGCTTCATCGGCCCCTCCCCCTCGATCAACGGCTACAGCAAGTCCAAGGGCCAGAGCCTGCGGATCATCGGCGGCTCCGCCTCCGGCGGTGTGAAGCTCGTCGTGAACCCGAAGAAGATCAAGACCCTGGACGACCTCAAGGGCAAGAAGATCGCCACCCCGCAGCTCGGCAACACGCAGGACGTGGCGTTCCTCCACTGGATCTCCGAGAAGGGCTGGAAGGTCGACGCCCAGAGCGGCAAGGGCGACGTCTCCGTGGTCCGTTCGGACAACAAGGTGACTCCGGACGCCTTCAAGGCGGGTTCCCTGGACGGTGCCTGGGTCCCGGAGCCGACCGCTTCGAAGCTGGTCGCCGAGGGCGGCAAGGTCCTGCTCGACGAGTCGTCGCTGTGGCCGGACGACAAGTTCGTCATCACGAACATCATCGTGTCGCAGAAGTTCCTCTCCGAGCACCCGGACGTCGTGGACGCGGTGCTGCGCGGCACGGTGAACACCAACAAGTGGATCAACGCCAACCCGGACGAGGCGAAGGCCTCGGCCAACGCGGCGCTCGAGGAGCTGAGCGGCAAGGCCCTGCCCGCCGAGGTCCTCGACCCGGCCTGGAAGTCCATCCAGATCACCGACGACCCGCTGGCCGCCACGCTCGAGGCTCAGGCGGACCACGCGGTCAAGGCCGGCCTGCTGGAGAAGCCCGACCTCGACGGCATCTACGACCTGAAGCCGCTGAACAAGATCCTCAAGGCCGCGGGGCAGCCCGAGGTCGCCGACGCCGGTCTCGGCGTCAAGTAA
- a CDS encoding SRPBCC family protein: protein MNIVEEAIEVAVPVRTAYNQWTQFKSFPRFMSTVKKVEQIRPNLTNWVIGFGPLRHEFAAEIVEQIPDSHLVWRSLRRRSGHQGEVSFRTSGPDRTEISVRIKVRQHGVGDFCSGFTRRVVRSELAHFKEFIEGLGQEGGAWRGSIHNGHVKPMEPEPPRSRVPHWPVG, encoded by the coding sequence ATGAATATCGTTGAAGAAGCAATTGAAGTTGCGGTGCCGGTTCGTACTGCTTACAACCAGTGGACGCAGTTCAAGAGTTTCCCGCGATTCATGTCCACGGTGAAGAAGGTCGAGCAGATCCGTCCGAATCTCACCAACTGGGTGATCGGTTTCGGCCCGCTGCGCCACGAATTCGCCGCTGAGATCGTGGAGCAGATCCCCGATTCACACCTGGTGTGGCGCAGCCTCCGGCGGCGCTCCGGCCATCAGGGTGAGGTGTCGTTCCGTACGTCGGGGCCGGACCGTACCGAGATTTCCGTCCGCATAAAGGTGAGGCAGCACGGAGTCGGGGACTTCTGCTCCGGATTCACGCGTCGCGTGGTCCGGTCCGAGCTCGCGCATTTCAAGGAGTTCATCGAGGGCCTGGGCCAGGAGGGCGGGGCCTGGCGAGGCTCCATCCACAATGGTCACGTCAAGCCGATGGAGCCGGAACCGCCCAGAAGCCGAGTCCCCCACTGGCCTGTCGGCTGA
- a CDS encoding sirohydrochlorin chelatase — protein MASPVLLVVAHGSRDPRHAAAVHALTARVRSLRPGLRVETGFLEFNAPSVPRVLERLAAEGAGEVVALPLLLTRAFHAKSDIPSVLREARARLPRLRIGQADVLGPSPLLNAALEQRLYEAGVSPGDKGSTGLVLASAGSTDPEAIAVIAEIARELRHTGWCAVRPAFASASLPRTADAVRALRADGVGRVAVAPYVIAPGRLPDRIAAGAEEAGADVLAGVLGPSPALARLLLTRYDEARLPVQGTLSA, from the coding sequence ATGGCATCCCCTGTCCTGCTCGTCGTAGCCCACGGCAGCCGCGACCCGCGGCACGCGGCGGCCGTCCACGCGCTCACCGCGCGGGTACGGTCGCTGCGGCCCGGGCTGCGGGTGGAGACGGGCTTCCTGGAGTTCAACGCCCCGTCCGTGCCCAGGGTGCTGGAGCGCCTGGCCGCGGAGGGGGCGGGCGAGGTCGTCGCGCTCCCCCTGCTGCTGACCAGGGCCTTCCACGCCAAGTCGGACATCCCCTCGGTGCTGCGCGAGGCCCGCGCACGGCTGCCGCGGCTGCGGATCGGCCAGGCCGACGTCCTCGGCCCGTCCCCGCTGCTCAACGCGGCACTGGAACAGAGGCTGTACGAGGCCGGGGTCTCCCCCGGCGACAAGGGCTCGACCGGGCTGGTCCTGGCATCGGCGGGCTCCACGGACCCGGAGGCGATCGCAGTGATCGCTGAAATCGCGCGGGAGCTGCGGCACACCGGTTGGTGCGCCGTGCGGCCTGCGTTCGCCTCCGCATCACTGCCCCGCACCGCCGACGCCGTACGCGCCCTGCGGGCCGACGGCGTGGGGCGGGTCGCGGTCGCGCCGTACGTCATCGCTCCCGGCCGTCTCCCCGACCGCATCGCGGCGGGGGCGGAGGAGGCGGGGGCGGATGTGCTGGCCGGCGTCCTGGGGCCGTCCCCGGCGCTCGCCCGGCTGCTGCTGACCCGGTACGACGAGGCGCGCCTGCCGGTGCAGGGGACCTTGAGCGCTTAG
- the cysC gene encoding adenylyl-sulfate kinase: MTTDQEISMSVTETGATVWLTGLPSAGKTTIAYELAGRLRADGHRVEVLDGDEIREFLSAGLGFSREDRHTNVQRIGFVAELLAANGVKALVPVIAPYADSRDAVRKRHQQEGTAYLEVHVATPVEVCSERDVKGLYAKQAAGEISGLTGVDDPYEAPESPDLRIESHQQTVQESAAALRALLTERGLA, from the coding sequence ATGACGACTGATCAGGAGATATCGATGAGCGTGACGGAGACGGGAGCCACCGTCTGGCTCACCGGTCTGCCGAGCGCCGGCAAGACCACCATCGCCTACGAGCTGGCCGGCCGGCTGCGTGCCGACGGGCACCGGGTCGAGGTGCTCGACGGTGACGAGATCCGGGAGTTCCTCTCCGCGGGCCTCGGCTTCTCCCGCGAGGACCGGCACACCAACGTGCAGCGGATCGGCTTCGTCGCCGAACTGCTGGCCGCCAACGGTGTGAAGGCCCTCGTCCCGGTCATCGCGCCGTACGCCGACAGCCGTGACGCGGTGCGCAAGCGTCATCAGCAGGAGGGCACCGCGTATCTGGAGGTGCATGTCGCGACCCCGGTCGAGGTGTGCTCCGAGCGCGATGTGAAGGGGCTGTACGCCAAGCAGGCAGCGGGCGAGATCAGCGGTCTCACCGGGGTCGACGACCCCTACGAGGCACCCGAGTCGCCGGATCTGCGGATCGAGTCGCACCAGCAGACCGTGCAGGAGTCCGCAGCGGCGCTTCGTGCGCTGCTCACCGAGAGGGGCCTGGCATGA
- a CDS encoding GTP-binding protein, protein MTSTTTEQLSATTLLRFATAGSVDDGKSTLVGRLLHDSKSVLTDQLEAVALASTNRGQEAPDLALLTDGLRAEREQGITIDVAYRYFATPRRRFILADTPGHVQYTRNMVTGASTAELAVVLVDARNGVVEQTRRHAAVAALLRVPHVVLAVNKMDLVEYAEPVFAAIAEEFTAYAASLGVPEITAIPISALAGDNVVEPSAHMDWYGGPTVLEHLETVPVSHDLTECHARFPVQYVIRPQTAEHPDYRGYAGQIAAGVFRVGETVSVLPSGRTTTIERIDALGESVDIAWAPQSVTLRLSDDLDISRGDLIAPSADVPATTQDVEATVCHVADRPLTVGQRVLLKHTTRTVKAIVKEIPSRLTLDDLSQHPAPGQLVANDIGRVVVRTAEPLALDAYADSRRTGSFLLIDPADGTTLTAGMAGASFAAVTDGDADADTSAEDAEWDF, encoded by the coding sequence ATGACCAGCACCACCACCGAGCAGCTCTCGGCCACCACCCTTCTGCGGTTCGCCACCGCGGGGTCCGTCGACGACGGCAAGTCCACCCTCGTGGGACGCCTCCTGCACGACTCCAAGTCGGTCCTCACCGATCAGCTCGAAGCCGTCGCGCTGGCCTCCACCAACCGCGGGCAGGAGGCGCCCGACCTGGCGCTGCTCACCGACGGACTGCGCGCCGAACGCGAGCAGGGCATCACCATCGACGTGGCCTACCGCTACTTCGCCACGCCCCGCCGCCGCTTCATCCTGGCCGACACCCCGGGGCACGTGCAGTACACCCGCAACATGGTCACCGGCGCCTCCACGGCCGAGCTGGCCGTCGTCCTGGTCGACGCCCGCAACGGCGTGGTCGAACAGACCCGCCGCCACGCCGCCGTCGCCGCCCTGCTGCGCGTCCCCCACGTCGTCCTCGCCGTGAACAAGATGGACCTCGTGGAGTACGCGGAGCCCGTCTTCGCGGCGATAGCGGAGGAGTTCACCGCGTACGCCGCCTCGCTCGGCGTCCCGGAGATCACCGCGATCCCGATCTCGGCACTGGCCGGCGACAACGTCGTGGAGCCGTCCGCGCACATGGACTGGTACGGCGGCCCCACGGTCCTGGAGCACCTGGAGACGGTGCCGGTCAGCCACGACCTGACCGAGTGCCACGCGCGCTTCCCGGTCCAGTACGTGATCCGCCCGCAGACCGCCGAGCACCCCGACTACCGGGGGTACGCCGGTCAGATCGCCGCCGGGGTCTTCCGGGTCGGCGAGACGGTCTCCGTGCTGCCGTCCGGACGCACCACGACGATCGAGAGGATCGACGCGCTCGGCGAGAGCGTCGACATCGCCTGGGCGCCGCAGTCCGTGACGCTGCGGCTCTCCGACGACCTGGACATCTCCCGCGGCGATCTCATCGCGCCGAGCGCGGACGTGCCCGCCACCACGCAGGACGTCGAGGCGACCGTCTGCCACGTCGCCGACCGGCCGCTCACGGTGGGCCAGCGGGTGCTGCTCAAGCACACCACCCGCACGGTCAAGGCGATCGTCAAGGAGATCCCGTCGCGGCTGACGCTGGACGACCTCTCCCAGCACCCGGCCCCCGGGCAGCTGGTGGCCAACGACATCGGCCGGGTCGTCGTACGCACCGCCGAACCGCTCGCGCTCGACGCCTACGCGGACTCGCGGCGCACCGGCTCGTTCCTGCTGATCGACCCGGCCGACGGCACGACGCTGACGGCCGGCATGGCGGGCGCCTCGTTCGCCGCCGTGACCGACGGGGACGCGGACGCGGACACCTCCGCCGAGGACGCGGAGTGGGACTTCTGA
- the cysD gene encoding sulfate adenylyltransferase subunit CysD: MSTVATVPEGTVNPYALSHLDSLESEAVHIFREVAGEFERPVILFSGGKDSILMLHLALKAFAPAPIPFTLLHVDTGHNFPEVLDYRDRTVEKHGLRLHVASVQEYIDAGKLRERPDGTRNPLQTVPLTEAIQQHRFDAVFGGGRRDEEKARAKERVFSLRDEFSQWDPRRQRPELWQLYNGRHAPGEHVRVFPISNWTELDVWQYIEREGIELPEIYFAHEREVFNRSGMWLTAGDWGGPKEHERVETRQVRYRTVGDMSCTGAVDSDATTLDAVITEIAASRLTERGATRADDKMSEAAMEDRKREGYF, from the coding sequence ATGAGCACCGTCGCCACCGTGCCGGAAGGCACCGTCAACCCGTACGCGCTGAGCCACCTCGACTCCCTGGAGTCGGAGGCGGTGCACATCTTCCGTGAGGTGGCGGGAGAGTTCGAGCGGCCGGTGATCCTCTTCTCCGGCGGCAAGGACTCGATCCTGATGCTGCACCTCGCGCTGAAGGCGTTCGCCCCCGCCCCGATCCCCTTCACGCTGCTGCACGTGGACACCGGGCACAACTTCCCCGAGGTCCTCGACTACCGCGACCGCACCGTGGAGAAGCACGGGCTGCGCCTGCACGTCGCCTCCGTCCAGGAGTACATCGACGCGGGCAAGCTCCGCGAGCGCCCCGACGGCACCCGCAACCCCCTTCAGACGGTCCCGCTGACCGAGGCCATCCAGCAGCACCGCTTCGACGCCGTGTTCGGCGGCGGACGCCGCGACGAGGAGAAGGCCCGCGCCAAGGAGCGCGTCTTCTCCCTGCGCGACGAGTTCTCCCAGTGGGACCCGCGCCGTCAGCGCCCCGAGCTGTGGCAGCTCTACAACGGCCGCCACGCCCCCGGCGAGCACGTCCGCGTCTTCCCCATCTCCAACTGGACCGAGCTCGACGTCTGGCAGTACATCGAGCGAGAGGGCATCGAGCTCCCGGAGATCTACTTCGCCCACGAGCGCGAGGTCTTCAACCGCTCCGGCATGTGGCTCACCGCGGGCGACTGGGGCGGCCCCAAGGAGCACGAGAGGGTCGAGACCCGCCAGGTGCGCTACCGCACCGTCGGCGACATGTCCTGCACCGGCGCCGTCGACTCCGACGCCACCACCCTGGACGCCGTGATCACCGAGATCGCCGCCTCCCGCCTCACCGAGCGGGGCGCGACCCGCGCCGACGACAAGATGTCCGAGGCCGCGATGGAAGACCGCAAGCGTGAGGGGTACTTCTGA